CAGGAATTACTTTGGAGTATCTTGATAAATCAAATGCAGTCTGTTTTGTACTATTTAATGAAACAAAGGAAAAAGTTATTCTTGTAAAGCAGTTCAGGCCGGGACCTAAAGATTATACCTTGGAAATAGTGGCGGGACTTATAGATGAGGGAGAAGATCCTAAAACAGCAGCTTTCAGAGAATTGAGAGAAGAAACAGGGTATACTGAAGAAGATGTGACTGATTATGAAGAACTTGGAAAAAGTCTGTTTGTTTCTCCGGGATACACTACGGAAAATCTTTATTTTTATAGCGGAAGATTAAAATCGGATTCTATAAAACCGAAAGAACTTTCTTTAGATGAAGGAGAGGAAATAGAAGTAAAATGGATTTCTATAAATGATGTATTAAAAGAAACAGATGATATGAAAACAGTGTTCGGAATAACATATTTCAAAAAATAGAAATGATAAATATAAAAAGAATAAAAAATAAAATAAAAAAGAAAGGAGGCGTAAAACATGATAGAGGAAAAAGACGAAATAACTCCTGAAGAAATTGAAGAGTTAAAAAATGAAATAAAACATAGAATGTCGGATGAAAATGAAGAACCGGAGGAAGAGGAAATAACTCCGGAGGAAATGGCAGAAGAAATACAGCAGATTGAGTCTGAAGAAGAGCTGGAAGAATATCTGGAAGAAAATCACTCAGTTGATATAGCGGAAAGTTTTGAAGAGCTGGATGATGAAGATTTGCTCAGAGTTTTTGAATTAATGAGTGATGAACAGAAAGCAAGTATAGTGGAACAGGCAGATGAAGATTTGCAGAAAAGAGTATTT
The Leptotrichia sp. OH3620_COT-345 genome window above contains:
- a CDS encoding NUDIX hydrolase, translating into MENFRFLKGKKMTHPTTGITLEYLDKSNAVCFVLFNETKEKVILVKQFRPGPKDYTLEIVAGLIDEGEDPKTAAFRELREETGYTEEDVTDYEELGKSLFVSPGYTTENLYFYSGRLKSDSIKPKELSLDEGEEIEVKWISINDVLKETDDMKTVFGITYFKK